The Cellulomonas wangleii genome includes a region encoding these proteins:
- a CDS encoding Nif3-like dinuclear metal center hexameric protein produces MTAQQVAERIDAHIGAPRRGTTVDGFLTGDPDAPVRGVAVTVMATFDVLRRAVEQGLDLVITHEPLYFDHGGTSEATLAAQGDPVHAAKAAFVAEHGLRVLRAHDAWHDREPDGILTGVARALGWLDAERDGDAGVYDLPTTTLGPTTTLGELAAHVARSLGACALRYVGDPAAAVSVVAVQPGFQGFEWNRRVLARPDVDVLVIGEGHEWEIGEYAADAVTAGTSAGMVVVGHAPSEEAGMAEYARWLTDLVPEVPVRFLDAPDHYRTVPAERLAPTTR; encoded by the coding sequence ATGACGGCGCAGCAGGTGGCAGAGCGGATCGACGCGCACATCGGTGCGCCGCGACGCGGGACGACGGTCGACGGGTTCCTCACCGGTGACCCCGACGCTCCCGTGCGCGGGGTCGCGGTGACGGTGATGGCGACGTTCGACGTCCTGCGGCGGGCGGTCGAGCAGGGGCTGGACCTCGTCATCACCCACGAGCCGTTGTACTTCGACCACGGCGGCACGTCGGAGGCGACGCTCGCCGCACAGGGCGACCCGGTGCACGCGGCGAAGGCCGCGTTCGTCGCCGAGCACGGCCTACGGGTGCTGCGCGCGCACGACGCCTGGCACGACCGCGAGCCCGACGGGATCCTCACCGGCGTCGCGCGGGCCCTGGGCTGGCTCGACGCCGAGCGCGACGGCGACGCCGGGGTGTACGACCTCCCGACGACGACGCTGGGCCCGACGACGACCCTGGGTGAGCTCGCCGCGCACGTCGCGCGCTCCCTCGGGGCGTGCGCGCTGCGGTACGTCGGCGACCCGGCGGCGGCGGTGTCGGTCGTGGCCGTGCAGCCGGGGTTCCAGGGGTTCGAGTGGAACCGGCGCGTCCTCGCCCGCCCGGACGTCGACGTGCTCGTCATCGGCGAGGGCCACGAGTGGGAGATCGGGGAGTACGCCGCCGACGCAGTCACCGCGGGCACGTCGGCCGGCATGGTCGTCGTGGGGCACGCACCGTCGGAGGAGGCGGGCATGGCCGAGTACGCGCGCTGGCTGACGGACCTCGTGCCCGAGGTGCCGGTCCGGTTCCTCGACGCCCCGGACCACTACCGGACGGTCCCCGCCGAACGGCTCGCCCCGACGACGAGGTGA
- a CDS encoding VOC family protein: protein MPSRLTALDVDAHDPARAARFWSGLLGRTTVATADGVLVPGSATQLGLRFTASSAPRVGRDRMHLHLAGTDPADQRRTVESALRLGARHLDVGQRPEEGHVVLADPEGGELCVIEPGTSFLAGCGFLAELTCEGSREAGFFWSEVLDWPVVWDEGLQTAIQSPLGGTKVSWDGPITPRHGRARQRLDLTAVGDLADETARLTALGAALLGVRPDGTVELSDPDGNEFLLRV, encoded by the coding sequence GTGCCCAGCCGGCTGACGGCCCTCGACGTCGACGCCCACGACCCCGCGCGTGCGGCGCGGTTCTGGTCGGGCCTCCTCGGGCGGACGACCGTCGCCACGGCCGACGGTGTCCTGGTCCCCGGGTCCGCGACGCAGCTCGGGTTGAGGTTCACGGCGAGCAGCGCGCCGCGGGTCGGCCGGGACCGGATGCACCTGCACCTCGCCGGCACCGACCCGGCCGACCAGCGCCGGACGGTCGAGTCCGCGCTGCGGCTCGGCGCCCGCCACCTCGACGTCGGGCAGCGCCCCGAGGAGGGCCACGTCGTGCTGGCCGACCCCGAGGGCGGCGAGCTGTGCGTGATCGAGCCGGGCACGTCCTTCCTCGCCGGCTGCGGGTTCCTCGCGGAGCTGACCTGCGAGGGCTCGCGCGAGGCGGGGTTCTTCTGGTCCGAGGTGCTCGACTGGCCCGTCGTGTGGGACGAGGGTCTCCAGACGGCGATCCAGTCCCCCCTCGGCGGCACCAAGGTGTCGTGGGACGGGCCGATCACGCCCCGGCACGGGCGTGCCCGGCAGCGGCTCGACCTCACCGCCGTCGGCGACCTCGCCGACGAGACCGCGCGGCTGACGGCGCTCGGCGCCGCGCTGCTCGGCGTCAGGCCCGACGGCACGGTCGAGCTGTCCGACCCCGACGGCAACGAGTTCCTCCTGCGGGTCTGA
- a CDS encoding cold-shock protein, giving the protein MPQGIVRWFDTERGFGFLDLGEDAEDLFVHASEIVGDDNRKVLKEGQEVEFELGEGDRGPQARNVRVVGEYAADTPVGQLGTVSWYEPAKGYGFITPDSGEAEIFAHSSAIVGGGVLREGQRVAFMVVPGEKGPQADHLLPLGANAAPAAVPDGADGTITFFDADKGFGFARPDAGGEDVFVHAKALVGTVSLAEGDRISFTVAESDRGPQAHDVRLVGGQARRGAPAGRGAPAAGRGRTERPRGSGAPARGGTGTVARYDADRGFGFITPDAGGDDLFVHVSVVRGSDDGLYEGDRVKYEVRQSDRGPQADRVELL; this is encoded by the coding sequence GTGCCGCAGGGAATCGTCCGTTGGTTCGACACCGAGCGAGGCTTCGGCTTCCTCGACCTCGGGGAGGATGCCGAGGACCTGTTCGTCCACGCCTCCGAGATCGTCGGGGACGACAACCGCAAGGTGCTGAAGGAGGGGCAGGAGGTCGAGTTCGAGCTCGGCGAGGGCGACCGCGGGCCGCAGGCGCGCAACGTCCGGGTCGTCGGCGAGTACGCCGCCGACACGCCCGTGGGCCAGCTCGGCACCGTCTCCTGGTACGAGCCGGCCAAGGGGTACGGCTTCATCACCCCGGACAGCGGCGAGGCCGAGATCTTCGCGCACAGCTCCGCCATCGTGGGCGGTGGCGTGCTGCGCGAGGGGCAGCGGGTCGCGTTCATGGTCGTGCCCGGCGAGAAGGGCCCGCAGGCCGACCACCTGCTGCCGCTCGGCGCGAACGCCGCCCCGGCCGCCGTGCCCGACGGCGCCGACGGCACCATCACGTTCTTCGACGCGGACAAGGGCTTCGGGTTCGCCCGGCCCGACGCCGGCGGCGAGGACGTGTTCGTCCACGCCAAGGCTCTGGTCGGGACGGTCAGCCTTGCCGAGGGCGACCGCATCAGCTTCACCGTCGCCGAGAGCGACCGCGGGCCGCAGGCCCACGACGTGCGGCTCGTCGGCGGCCAGGCCCGCCGCGGTGCGCCCGCCGGCCGAGGTGCGCCCGCCGCCGGCCGCGGCCGCACCGAGCGGCCCCGGGGTTCGGGTGCGCCGGCGCGCGGTGGCACGGGCACGGTCGCGCGTTACGACGCGGACCGCGGCTTCGGCTTCATCACCCCCGACGCGGGCGGCGACGACCTGTTCGTGCACGTGTCGGTCGTGCGCGGGTCCGACGACGGGCTCTACGAGGGCGACCGGGTCAAGTACGAGGTGCGCCAGAGCGACCGGGGGCCGCAGGCGGACCGGGTCGAGCTGCTGTAA
- a CDS encoding lytic polysaccharide monooxygenase, whose translation MSRFSPGRRVVAAAGALALGAAAVVGSVALAAPASAHGAVSDPPSRVYGCYQRWSGNHTDPAMATQDPMCWSAWQANPNAMWNWNGMFKENVGGRHEQAIPDGKLCSADNPLYDAANTPGAWRATPVPYDFRLTLHDPSNHGADYLKIYVTKQGYDARTEPLAWSDLELLTTTGRYAPSSPYVTDVSIPRDRTGHHVVFTIWQASHLDQPYYQCSDVLLGDGDPAPNPTTPVPNPTTPAPNPTTPVPNPTTPVPNPTTPAPNPTTPAPGPSGCTATVSVVSAWQGGYQATVTVTAGSSAITGWKATVNGATITQAWNGTASGSTITSAGWNGALAPGGTATAGFLGSGSSSGLSATCTAS comes from the coding sequence ATGTCCCGCTTCTCACCCGGCCGCCGCGTCGTCGCGGCGGCCGGCGCCCTCGCCCTCGGTGCCGCTGCGGTGGTCGGCTCCGTCGCCCTCGCCGCGCCTGCCTCGGCGCACGGGGCGGTGTCCGACCCGCCGTCCCGCGTCTACGGGTGCTACCAGCGCTGGTCGGGCAACCACACCGACCCCGCCATGGCGACCCAGGACCCCATGTGCTGGAGCGCGTGGCAGGCCAACCCGAACGCCATGTGGAACTGGAACGGCATGTTCAAGGAGAACGTCGGTGGGCGCCACGAGCAGGCCATCCCCGACGGCAAGCTGTGCTCGGCGGACAACCCGCTGTACGACGCGGCGAACACCCCTGGCGCCTGGCGGGCCACCCCGGTGCCGTACGACTTCCGGCTCACCCTGCACGACCCGTCCAACCACGGGGCCGACTACCTGAAGATCTACGTCACCAAGCAGGGGTACGACGCGCGCACCGAGCCGCTCGCGTGGTCGGACCTGGAGCTCCTCACGACGACCGGGCGCTACGCCCCGTCCAGCCCGTACGTCACGGACGTGAGCATCCCGCGGGACCGCACCGGCCACCACGTGGTCTTCACGATCTGGCAGGCGAGCCACCTCGACCAGCCGTACTACCAGTGCAGCGACGTCCTTCTCGGCGACGGGGACCCGGCGCCGAACCCGACGACGCCCGTGCCGAACCCGACCACCCCGGCACCGAACCCGACCACCCCGGTGCCGAACCCGACGACCCCGGTGCCGAACCCGACCACCCCGGCCCCGAACCCGACGACACCGGCCCCCGGCCCGTCGGGCTGCACCGCCACGGTGTCCGTGGTGAGCGCCTGGCAGGGCGGCTACCAGGCCACGGTGACGGTGACCGCCGGGTCGAGCGCGATCACCGGGTGGAAGGCGACCGTGAACGGCGCGACCATCACGCAGGCGTGGAACGGCACGGCGTCCGGCAGCACCATCACCTCGGCCGGGTGGAACGGTGCGCTCGCACCCGGGGGGACGGCCACCGCCGGGTTCCTGGGCAGCGGCAGCTCGAGCGGGCTCAGCGCCACCTGCACCGCGTCCTGA